The region GGTCGAACTGCACCGGCACGCCGAACGCGATCGCACTCATGATCGTCGCCTTGTGCGCGGCGTCGACGCCCTCGATGTCGAAGGTCGGATCGGCTTCCGCGTAGCCGAGTTCCTGCGCGGCCTTCAGCGCCGTCGCGAAATCGAGCCCGCGCTCGCGCATCTCCGAGAGGATGTAGTTCGTCGTGCCGTTGATGATGCCCGCGATGTACTGAATCCGGTTCGCGGTGAGCCCCTCGCGCAGCGCCTTGATGATCGGGATGCCGCCCGCGACGGCCGCCTCGAACGCGACCATCACGCCCTTCGCGCGCGCCGCCTCGAAGATCTCGGTGCCGTGCACGGCGAGCAGCGCCTTGTTGGCGGTCACGACATGCTTGCCGTTCGCGATCGCGCGCAGCACGAGCTCGCGCGCGAGGCCCGTGCCGCCGATCATCTCGGCGACGATGGCGATCGACGGATCGTCGACGACCGCGTTGAAATCGTCGCCGATCGACACGCCGTTCGCGTCGCCGTCGAGCGCGGCGAGCGCCTTCGCGGGATTGCGCACGGCGACGCGCGCGATCTCGATGCCGCGCCCGGCGCGCCGCTTGATTTCCTCCTGGTTGCGGCGCAGCACCTTGAAGGTGCCGCCGCCCACCGTGCCGAAGCCCAACAGGCCTACTTTGATCGGTTCCATGCTGCGTGTGATCTATTGAATGAAAAAGGGGGAACGCGCCCCGGTCAGACCGAGTTGCGCTTCCGGTAGCCGTCGAGAAAGCGTGCGATCCGCTCGATCGAATCGGTCAGGTCGTCGACGTTCGGCAGGAACACGACGCGGAAGTGGTCCGGCGTCGGCCAATTGAAGCCCGTGCCCTGCACGAGCAGCACGCGCTCCCGCAGCAGCAGCTCGAGGATGAACTGCTGGTCGTTCTCGATCGGGTAGAGCTTCGGATCGAGGCGCGGAAACATGTAGAGCGCCGCTTCCGGCTTCACGCACGACACGCCGGGAATCGACGTCAGCATGTCGTACGCGAGCTCGCGCTGCTTGTACAGGCGCCCGCTCGGCATGATCAGCTCGTTGATGCTCTGATAGCCGCCGAGCGCGGTCTGGATCGCGTACTGGCCGGGCACGTTCGCGCAAAGGCGCATCGACGACAGGATGCCGAGCCCCTCCAGGTAATCGTGCGCGCGGCGGCGGTTCTCGGCCGTGAGCCCCGCGACCGACATCCAGCCCGCGCGATAGCCGCACGACCGGTAGCTCTTCGACAGGCTGTTGAACGTGACGGTGATCACGTCCTCGGCGAGCGACGCGAGCGCGGTGTGCGACTTGCCGTCGTAGACGATCTTGTCGTAGACCTCGTCGGCGAAGATGATGAGCCCGTGCTCGCGCGCGATCGCGATCAACTCGACGAGCAATGCGTCGGAATAAAGCGCGCCCGTCGGGTTGTTCGGGTTGATCACGACGAGCGCCTTCGTGTTCGGCGTGATCTTGCGGCGGATGTCGTCGGGGTCGGGCATCCAGCGGTTCGACTCGTCGCAGACGTAGTGCACGGGCGTGCCGCCCGACAGGCTCACGGCCGCCGTCCAGAGCGGATAGTCGGGCGCGGGCAGCAGCACCTCGTCGCCGTCGTTCAGCAACGCCTGCGTCGCCATCACGATGAGCTCGGACGCGCCGTTGCCGATGTAGATGTCGTCGAGCCCGACGCCGTGCACGCCCTTTTGCTGCGTGTAGTGCATGATCGCCTTGCGCGCGGCGAACACGCCTTTCGAATCCGAATAGCCGGAGGACGCCGGCAGGTTGCGGATCGATCATGTCCTGGATGATCTCGTCCGGCGCGTCGAAACCGAACGGCGCCAGGTTGCCGATGTTCAGCTTGATGATGCGATGCCCCTCGTCCTCGAGGCGCTTCGCGTGCTCGAGGACGGGGCCGCGGATGTCGTAGCAGACATTGAGCAGCTTGTTCGACTTCTGAATCGGTTTCACGGCGGACACGTTCCTGGGTAATGCCTGCGGGCCTGGGGGGCGGGGATCAAAACTGGAGAGCGGCCGGTAGCGCGCTGTCTAGGAATGGCTTCATGCGGCTGACGGGCACGGCTTGTGGCGGCGCGCGACAGAAACGCCGCCCGGGAGCGGCTAAAAAGTTATAATTTAGCGGATTTTGGCCGACTTTCGCAATGCACCAACCCGGCCGCGGCCCGCGCGCGGCAGCGCCCGCCACGGCGGCCGCACGCATCGCGGCAGGCGGCCCGCCCCGTTCGGGGCCGGATCGCCGCGCCGCGCGGCCTTTGTTCCGGCCCTTTTCGACACCGCGGAAGACCGATTTGAAATTACATCAGGACCCGAGCAACGCGCTCAATACCGTCACCGGCTATGGCCCCGATTATGTCGACATCAATCTGCAGCGCCACGAGACGAGCGTGATCGTGCTGCCCGGCGCACCCGTCGTCGAATGGCCCGTCGCGTCGTTCGACGCGCTCACGCCCGAGCTCTTCGCGATGCTGCTCGAACCGCAACCCGAGGTCGTGGTCTTCGGCAGCGGCGCAAGACTGCGCTTCCCGCATCCGCGCCTGACCGCGCAACTCACCGCGCAGCGCGTCGGCGTCGAGACGATGGATTTCCAGGCCGCCTGCCGCACGTACAACATCCTGATGGCCGAAGGCCGGAAGGTCGCGGCGGCGCTGCTGATCGAACGTTAAGCGAGCGTTAAGCCGCCCCGCGCTAAAACTTCCGGCGGCGCCTGCGTTCGCGCCCGTGTCCGCCGCGGCGCCCCGCTTCGCGCCGCGGCCCGGGCGCCGCGAACGACGGCCGCGAACGACAGCCGCACTCCGCCCCGACCGAATTCGAACCACTCCAATACGACTTCTATGAACGATACGCCGACGAGGCTACCGCTCGATCGCGCCGCGCCCGTGACGCTGAACCGCGCCGCGCTCCTCCTTCTCGTCGCGGCGCTCGCCGTGATCTGGTTCGCGCCGCTCGGCCTGCGCCATCTGATTCCGAGCGACGAAGGGCGCTACGCCGAAATGGCCCGCGAGATGTTCGTCACGGGCGACTGGATCACGCCGCGCTACAACGGCTACAAGTATTTCGAGAAGCCGCCGCTGCAGACCTGGCTCAACGCGCTCACGTTCGCGTGGTTCGGCATCGGCGAATGGCAGGCGCGCCTGTACACGGCGCTCGCGAGCTTCGCGGGCGTGCTCTTCGCCGGCTACGCCGGCGCGCGCGTGTTCAACCCGCGCGCGGGCTTTTTCGCGGCGCTCGTGCTCGCGAGCTCGCCGTACTGGAACCTGATGGGCCACTTCAACGCGCTCGACATGGGGCTGTCGCTGTGGATGACGGTCACGCTCTGCGCGCTGCTGCTCGCGCAGCGCCCCGGCATCGGCAAGCGCGCCGAGCGCGGCTGGATGTGGCTCTGCTGGGCGTCGATGGCGCTCGCCGTGCTGTCGAAGGGCCTGATCGGCCTGATCCTGCCGGGCGCCGTGCTCGTCCTCTACACGCTCGCGTCCCGCGACTGGGCGCTGTGGAAACGCCTGCACCTCGTGAGCGGCCTCGTCATCTTCTTCGCGATCGCGACACCCTGGTTCGTGCTCGTGCAGTCGCGCAACCCCGAGTTCTTCAACTTCTTCTTCATCGTCCAGCAGTTCCGGCGCTACCTGACGCCCGAGCAGAACCGCCCCGGCGCGTTCTACTACTTCGCGCCGGTGCTCGCCGTCGGCTTCCTGCCGTGGCTGTCCGTGAGCGTGCAGAGCGTGCGCCACGCGCTGCGCATCCCGCGCCAGCCGAACGGCTTCGCGCCGATGCTCATGCTCGCGACGTGGAGCGTGTTCATTTTCCTGTTCTTCAGCGCGTCCCATTCGAAGCTGATCTCGTACGTGCTGCCGGTGGCGCCCGCGCTCGCGCTGATGATCGGCGCGTATCTGCCGCTCGTGTCGCGCGAGCAGTTCCGCCGCCATCTGTTCGGCTACCTGGTATTTCTCGTCGCCGCCGCATTCGGCACGCTTTTCCTCGCGCGGCTGGGCGACGCACGCACGCCGAATTCGCAGTACCTGGAATTCCAGAAATGGGTGTACGTGGCGCTCGCCGCGGCGTTCGCGCTCACGCTCGTCGCCGTCTGGCTCAACCGCCGCGGCCGCGCGGGCGTCGCGGCGGCGGCCGTCGCGTTCGGCGCCGGCTGGCTGCTCCTCGGCACGATCGGCGGCACCGGGCACGACGCGTTCGGCCGCTACAGCTCGGGCGCGCTCCTCGCGCCCGCGATCCGCGAGGAACTCGCGAAGCTGCCGCCCGACACGCCGTTCTATTCCGTCGAGACGCTCGATCACACGCTGCCGTTCTACGTCGGCCACACGATGATCATGGTCGAGCGCAAGGACGAGCTCACGTTCGGCATCTCGGTCGAGCCGAACAAGTGGGTGCCGACCGTCGCCGAATGGGAGCAGCGCTGGCGCGCCGATCGCCACGCGCTCGCGCTGATGTCGCCCGACCGCTACAAGCAGTTATCGGAGGCCGGCCTGCCGATGCGCGTCGTCGCACGCGACAACCGGCGCGTCGTCGTCGAGAAGCCGCAATCCCGAGCCGCGAAGGACCCGAATCGATGAACCCCGTCTCCCTCTTTTGCATCGTCACGGGCGTGATGCTGAACGCCTGCGCGCAACTGCTGCTGAAAGCCGGCGTGCGCGCCGTTGGACACTTCGAATTCACCCGTGCGAACATTGTGCCCATCGGCTTCAAGATCGCGACCCAATTGCCGATCATCGGCGGCCTCGGCTGCTACGTGCTCTCGGTGGTCGTGTGGATCGTCGGGCTGTCGCGGGTCGACGTGTCGGTCGCGTATCCGATGCTCTCGCTCGGCTACGTCGTCAACGCGTTCGCCGCGTGGTACCTGTTCGGCGAGGTGCTGTCGGTGCAACGCCTCGTCGGCATCGGCATCATCCTGATCGGCGTGTTCGTGCTCGCGCGCAGTTGACGCCCGCGCCCGGCCGACGCGCCGGCCGGACCGACAAAAAGTGACGTACCCGTTCCGGCGAACAGTGTTAAATGCGCGTGCCGGGCGGCGCCCGATTTCTTTCACACGACAACGAGCGAAGCTTACATGAGCCAGACTTCCGTTCCTTTCCTGCCGTTCGTCAAACCCGAGATCGACGAGGAAACCATTCAGGGCGTGGCCGACGTGCTGCGCTCCGGCTGGATCACGACCGGCCCGCAGTGCCAGCGCTTCGAGGCCGCGCTGTCCGAATACTGCGGCGGGCGTCCCGTACGCGTGTTCAACTCGGGCACGGCGACGCTCGAGATCGGCCTGCGGATCGCGGGCGTCGGCCCCGGCGACGAAGTGATCACGACGCCCGCGTCGTGGGTCGCGACGAGCAACGTGATCCTCGAGACGGGCGCGACGCCCGTGTTCGTCGACATCGATCCCGTCACGCGCAACCTCGATCTCGGCCTCGTCGAAAAGGCGATCACGCCGCGCACGAAGGCGATCATCCCGGTGTACCTCGCGGGCCTGCCCGTCGACATGGACCGCCTCTACGCGATCGCGCGCGCGCACGAGTTGCGCGTGATCGAGGACGCCGCGCAGGCGCTCGGCTCGACGTGGCGTGGCCAGCGCATCGGCGCGATCGGCGACATCGTGTCGTTCAGCTTCCATCCGAACAAGAACATCACGTCGATCGAAGGCGGCGCGCTCGTGCTCAACGACGAGGCCGAGGCGACGCTCGCGCAGAAGTACCGGCTGCAGGGCATCACGCGCACGGGCCTCGACGGGATGGACTGCGACGTGCTCGGCGGCAAGTACAATCTGACCGACGTCGCCGCGCGCGTCGGCTGGGGCCAGCTCGCGCACCTCGAACGCTTCAACGCGACGCGGCACGCGCTCGCGCGCCGCTACTTCGACGCGTTCGCGAACGGGCCCGCGTGCGCGCTCGGCGTCGGGCTGCCCGTCGCGGATTTCGAAAACACCAACTGGCACATGTTCCAGATCACGCTGCCGCTCGAGAAGCTGTCGATCTCGCGCGGCGAATTCATGGAGCAGTTGAAGCAGCGCGGCATCGGCTCGGGCGTCCATTACCCGGCCATTCATCTTTTCACGCTGTACCGCGCGCGCGGCTTTGCGCAGGGCATGTTCCCCCACGCCGAGCGCTTCGGCGCGTCGACCGTCACGCTGCCGCTCTTCACGCAGATGAGCGAGGCGCACGTGCAACGGGTCGTCGACGCCGTCAACCAGATTTGCGAACAATACGGAAAATAAGCGGACATGACTCACCCTGAAACACGCGCGACGCATCCTGAAGTTTCGATCGTCATCCCCGTGTACAACGAGGAAGCGGGGCTCGCCGCGCTCTTCGCGCGGCTCTACCCGGCGCTCGACGCGCTCGGCACGCCGTACGAGGTGATCCTCGTCAACGACGGCAGCCGCGACCGCTCGGCCGCCCTCCTCGCCGATCAGTTCCGCGTGCGTCCGGACACGACGCGCGTCGTGCTGCTGAACGGCAACTACGGCCAGCACATGGCGATCCTCGCGGGCTTCGAGCAGTCGCGCGGCGAGATCGTCATCACGCTCGACGCCGATCTGCAGAACCCGCCGGAGGAAATCGGCAAGCTGATCGCGAAGATGCGCGAAGGCTACGACTACGTCGGCTCGATCCGGCTGCAGCGCCAGGACAGCCTGTTCCGCCGCAAGGCGTCGGCCGCGATGAACCGGCTGCGCGAGCGCATCACGCGCATCAAGATGACCGACCAGGGCTGCATGCTGCGCGCGTACAGCCGCCACATCATCGACACGATCAACCGCTGCGGCGAGGTGAACACGTTCATCCCCGCGCTCGCGTACACGTTCGCGCAAAACCCGACCGAAATCGAGGTCGCGCACGAAGAGCGCTTCGCGGGCGAATCGAAATACTCGCTGTACAGCCTGATCCGCCTGAACTTCGATCTCGTCACGGGCTTCTCGGTCGTGCCGCTGCAATGGCTGTCGTTCATCGGCGTGATCCTCTCGCTCGGCTCGGCCGCGCTCTTCGTGCTGCTCGTCGTGCGCCGCTTCATCGTCGGCGCGGAAGTGCAGGGCGTGTTCACGCTGTTCGCGATCACGTTCTTCCTGCTCGGCGTGATCATCTTCGCGCTCGGCCTGCTCGGCGAATACATCGGACGAATCTACCAGCAGGTCCGCGCGCGGCCGCGCTACCTGATCCACACCGTGCTCGAGGCGCGCGACGGCAAGCCCGGCGTCACGCTCGCCGCCGAGCGCCGCGAGGCCGCGCGATGAAGCCGCGCGCCGTCGTCTTCGCGTATCACAACGTCGGCGTGCGCTGCCTGCAGGTACTGCTCGCGCGCGGCGTGGACGTCGCGCTCGTCGTCACGCACGAAGACAGCCCGACCGAGCACATCTGGTTCGGCAGCGTCGCGGCGGTCGCGGCCGAGCACGGCATCGCGGTCATCACGCCCGCCGATCCGGCCGGCGCCGACGTGCGCGCGGCGCTCGCGAGCGCGAAGCCCGATTTCATCTTCTCGTTCTATTACCGGCACATGCTGCCCGTCGACCTCCTCGCGCTCGCCGCGCGCGGCGCGTACAACATGCACGGCTCGCTGCTGCCGAAGTACCGCGGCCGCGTGCCGACGAACTGGGCGGTGCTCAACGGCGAGACCGAAACCGGCGCGACGCTGCACGAAATGGCCGCGAAGCCCGATGCGGGCGCGATCGTCGGGCAGACCGCGGTGCCGATCCTGCCCGACGACACCGCCGCGCAGGTGTTCGACAAGGTCACCGTCGCCGCGGAGCAGACGCTCTGGCGCGTGCTGCCCGCGCTGCTCGCGGGCGAAGCGCCGCACCTGCCGAACGATCTGTCGCAGGGCAGCTACTACGGCGGGCGCAAGCCCGAGGACGGGCGCATCGACTGGACGCAGCCGGCCGCGAACGTGTACAACCTGATCCGCGCGGTCGCGCCGCCGTATCCGGGCGCGTTCACCGATCTCGGCGGCACGCGCTTCGTGATCGCGCGCGCGCGGCTCGCCGCGCCCGGCACGGCCGCCGCGCGCGCGGCCGTCGATTTGCCGCCGGGCCTGCACGTAAGCGATAATGCGCTGTTCGGCGTTTGCGGCGACAGCCGCGCCGTCTCCATTCTCGAACTGCGCCGGCCGCACGACGGCGGCGAAGCCGTCGTTTCCCCGGCGCAATTCGCGCAGTTCATTCATTCTTCCCGTCATTCATGAAAGCAAAAAAAGTCCTGATCCTGGGTGTGAACGGCTTCATCGGTCATCACCTGTCCAAGCGCATTCTTGAAACCACCGATTGGGAAGTGTTCGGCATGGACATGCAGACCGATCGGCTCGGCGATCTCGTCAAGCACGAGCGGATGCATTTCTTCGAAGGCGACATCACGATCAACAAGGAGTGGGTCGAGTATCACGTGAAGAAGTGCGACGTGATCCTGCCGCTCGTCGCGATCGCGACGCCCGCCACCTACGTCAAACAGCCGCTGCGCGTGTTCGAGCTCGACTTCGAGGCGAACCTGCCGATCGTGCGCTCGGCCGTCAAGTACGGCAAGCATCTCGTGTTTCCGTCGACGTCCGAGGTCTATGGCATGTGCGCGGACGAGCAGTTCGACCCGGATGCGTCCGCCCTCACCTACGGCCCGATCAACAAGCCGCGCTGGATCTACGCGTGCTCGAAGCAACTGATGGACCGCGTGATCTGGGGCTACGGGATGGAAGGCCTGAACTTCACGCTGTTCCGCCCGTTCAACTGGATCGGCCCGGGCCTCGACTCGATCTACACGCCGAAGGAAGGCAGCTCGCGCGTCGTCACGCAGTTCCTCGGCCACATCGTGCGCGGCGAGAACATCAGCCTCGTCGACGGCGGCTCGCAAAAGCGCGCGTTCACGTACGTCGACGACGGCATCAGCGCACTGATGAAGATCATCGAGAATTCGAACGGCGTCGCGACGGGCAAGATCTACAACATCGGGAATCCGAACAATAACTTCTCGGTGCGCGAACTCGCGAACAAGATGCTCGAGCTCGCGGCGGAGTTCCCCGAGTACGCCGATTCGGCCAAGCGCGTGAAGCTCGTCGAGACGACCTCGGGCGCGTACTACGGCAACGGCTATCAAGACGTGCAGAACCGCGTGCCGAAGATCGAGAACACGATGCAGGAGCTCGGCTGGGCACCGCAGTTCACGTTCGACGACGCGCTGCGCCAGATCTTCGAGGCGTACCGCGGCCACGTCGCCGACGCGCGCGCGTTCGTCGAGCAGCACGGCTGAGCGGGGCGCCACCGCTTGGCTCGCATCGTCCTCAAGATCGACGTCGACACGTTGCGCGGCACGCGCGAAGGCGTGCCGAACCTCGCGCGCATCTTCGATCGCTTCGCCGCGCGCGCGACCTTCCTCTTCAGCCTCGGCCCCGATCACACCGGCTGGGCGATGCGCCGCGTGCTGCGCCCCGGGTTCCTGAAGAAGGTGTCGCGCACGTCGGTCGTCGAACATTACGGCGTCAGGCAACTGCTGTACGGCGTGCTGCTGCCCGGCCCCGACATCGGCCGCCGCGCGCGAGCCGACATGCGCGCGATCCACGAAGCCGGCTTCGAATGCGGCATCCACACGTGGGATCACGTGTACTGGCAGGACAACGTCCGCCGGCGCCCGCGCGAGTGGACCGTGCGCGAGATGAACAAGAGCCGCGAGCGCTTCGTCGAGATCTTCGGCGCGCCGCCCGTCACGCACGGCGCGGCCGGCTGGCAGATGAACGACGCGGCGTTCGAGCAGATCGACGCGTGGGGGATGCGCTACGCGTCGGACGGCCGCGGCCATTCGCCGTATCTGCCCGTCGTCGCGGGCAAAACGCTCGCGCACGTGCAGATGCCGACCACGCTGCCGACGCTCGACGAGATCCTCGGCGTGGACGGCATCGATACGGGCAACGTCGCCGCGCGTGTGCTCGAGCATACCGAGCGCAATCCGCACGACCAGGTGTTCACGCTGCACGCGGAGCTCGAAGGCCAGAAGCTCGCGCCGGTGTTCGAGCAACTGCTCGCGGGCTGGCGCGCGCAAGGCCACACGTTCGCGACGATGGGCGACTATTACGCGACGCTGGACCGCGCCGCGCTGCCATCGTACCCTGTCGCGTGGGGCGAAATCCCCGGCCGCTCCGGCGAGCTGATCGTCCAGCCCGACTGAACGAAAGCCGGTGCCGGCTTTCGCTTCTCATCCCGCATCGCCACGCGCGGCTCGCCGTCCGCGCTCGTTCATAACAACAGGAGAAACACGTGTCTGTCGAAGTCGACCGCCAAGTTCCCGATTTCACTGCGCCCGCCACGGGCGGCGAGTTTTCGCTGTCGGGCATCAAGGGCAAGAAGCTCGTGCTGTACTTCTACCCGAAGGACAACACGCCCGGCTGCACGACCGAGGGCCTGCAGTTCCGCGACCTGTATCCGAAGTTCAAGAAAGCCGGCGCGGAAATCGTCGGCGTGTCGCGCGACAGCCTGCGCTCGCACGAGAACTTCAAGGCGAAGCTCGAACTGCCGTTCCTGTTGATTTCGGACCCCGATGAAACGCTCTGCGCGCTGTTCGGCGTCATGAAACTGAAGAAAATGTATGGTAAGGAAGTGCGCGGAATCGAGCGCTCGACGTTCCTGATCGACGGCGCAGGCATGCTGCGCCACGCATGGCGCGGCGTGAAGGTGCCGGGCCATGTCGACGACGTGCTGAGCGCTGTACAAGCGCTTTGAGGCGCGTTATATTGGGCCGCAATGAATGCCTGTCCGACCCATTTTTCTCGTAGCTGCGCCGGTGGTCCAAACGATGCGCCCACGCGCCTGACGCGCAGCACGACGGTTAAAGCCGAGCCGCTCGCCCCTGTTCGGGGGAGCGGCTTTTTTTATGGTTTCCGGGCCGGTCATTGCACGCCGGCCGTCCAACGCGTCAAGGAGACGATCGAAATCTAGGCGAACCGGCGATTCGAACCCCATGTGCGCCACTGCGCGCAAACTGCACACGCGAAGCGTCGCAGGATGCGAACGGCGGCGCATGCCTGCGACACGATTCCTCCCGAGGGACACCATGCCTTTGCCTACTCCCCCCAGCAAGCTCGGCAGCCTGCTGCCGCCCGACGAATACAAGGCGAAAGCGCGGCCCGCGAAAGCCGCGAAGCAATCCGCCTCCGGGGGCCCCGCTCATGCCGCCGCGGCCGACTACAGCCCGGCGAGCGTAGCCGAACCGATGGTCGTCGCCGCGAACACCACCACGCCGCTGCGCGCCGTCGCGCCCGCCGCCGACGCGAGCGCCGGCGCGCCGCGCGCGCGCCGGGCAAAGCAGACGGCCGCGCTGCTGCAGCCGGTGCCGGCCGCGCCTGCCCCCGTCGCGCGCTCGTCGAAGACCGATGCGGCGAAGCCCGCGGCAGCCGCGCCCGCCGCGCCGCGCGCGGCCGCGAAAACACGCGGCCGCAAGGACGCCGAAGTCGAGATGCAAAAACTCTTCGTGCTCGACACGAACGTGCTGATGCATGATCCGAGCAGCCTGTTCCGCTTCGAGGAGCACGACGTCTATCTGCCGATGATGACGCTCGAGGAGCTCGACAATCACAAGAAGGGCATGTCGGAAGTCGCGCGCAACGCGCGCCAGGTGAGCCGCACGCTCGACTCGCTCGTCGCCGATGCGGGCCCGATCTCGGCCGGCATTCCGCTCGCGCGCCTCGGCAGCCGCGAGGCGCTCGGCCGCCTGTATTTCCAGACCACGCTCACGAGCATCGAGCCTGTCGAGGGCCTGCCGCAGGGCAAGGCCGACAACCAGATCCTGGGCGTCGTGCGCGCGCTGCAGCGCGAGCGGCCCGATCGGCAGGTCGTGCTGGTGTCGAAAGACATCAACATGCGGGTCAAGGCGCACGCGCTCGGCCTGCCCGCCGAGGACTATTTCAACGATCAGGTTCTCGAAGACAAGGATCTGCTCTACTCCGGCGTGCGCGAACTGCCGCAGGACTTCTGGACGAAGCACGCGAAGGGGATGGAGAGCTGGCAGGACACGAAGACGGGCACGACGTACTACCGCGTGACGGGCCCGCTCGTCGCGTCGATGCTCGTCAACGAGTTCGCCTATCTCGAGCCGCAGAACGGCGAGCCCGCGTTCCACGCGATCGTGCGCGAGCTGAACGGCAAGACGGCGCTGTTGCAGACGCTGCGCGACTACAGCCACCACAAGAACAACGTGTGGGGCATCACCGCGCGCAACCGCGAACAGAATTTCGCGCTGAACCTGCTGATGAACCCCGAGATCGGCTTCGTCACGCTGCTCGGCCAGGCCGGCACCGGCAAGACGCTCGTCGCGCTCGCGGCGGGCTTGGCGCAGGTGCTCGACGACAAGCGCTACAACGAGATCATCGTCACGCGCGCGACCGTGCCGGTGGGCGAGGACATCGGCTTCCTGCCCGGCACCGAGGAAGAGAAGATGCAGCCGTGGATGGGCGCGTTCGACGACAACCTCGAAGTGCTGCAGAAAACCGACGACGCGGCGGGCGAATGGGGCCGCGCGGCGACGCAGGAGCTGATCCGCTCGCGCCTGAAGGTCAAGAGCATGAACTTCATGCGCGGCCGCACGTTCGTCGACAAGTACGTGATCATCGACGAGGCGCAGAACCTCACGCCCAAGCAGATGAAAACGCTCGTCACGCGCGCGGGCCCCGGCACGAAGATCATCTGCCTCGGCAACATCGCGCAGATCGACACGCCGTACCTGACGGAAGGCAGCTCGGGCCTCACGTACGTCGTCGATCGCTTCAAGGGCTGGGGCCACAGCGGCCACGTGACGCTCGCGCGCGGCGAGCGCTCACGGCTGGCCGATTACGCGTCCGACATCCTGTAACGCCGTGCCGGCCGCCGCGTCGAGCGGTTCCCGGCATCCCGCGGCGCCTGATTCGTCAGGCGCCGTTTTTATATGGGGGCCGAATCGTCACCGCGCAAAACGTCCTTCCTGCACAACATTTACGCGCGAAACTTCAAGTCATTTCTCAGGAATTCTTGCGAAAGCCCCGCTGGACGCACTACTATCGCGATTAACCGTTGTCATACGATTGGCGAGCGCAGCGCGTTCGCCCGCCTCTCATGTTGCGTCTTTCGCTGTCCGTTCTCGTGATTTCGCTGCTCGCGGCCTGCTCGAGCGTGCCGCCCAAGTCGGCGCGCTCGTCGTCCGGCATGGCGATTACCACGCCGCGCGCGTACGCGCCGCCGCGCGGCTTTCCGAATTTCGTCGACCATAGCGTCGGCCGCGAGGAAATCTCGATCCAGGCGATGAGCCTCGTCGGCGTGCCGTACCGTTGGGGCGGCAACACGCCCGACAGCGGCTTCGACTGCAGCGGGCTCGTGCGCTATGTCGTCGATCGCGCGGCGAGCGTGAATCTGCCCCGCACGACCGCCGACATGAGCTCGATCGGCGAATCGATCGAGCCCGACGGCATCGCGCCGGGCGATCTGATCTTCTTCAATACGTCGGGGCGGCCGCATTCGCACGTCGGCATCTATGTCGGCAAGCTGCGCTTCGTGAACGCGCCGT is a window of Burkholderia mallei ATCC 23344 DNA encoding:
- a CDS encoding SMR family transporter, encoding MNPVSLFCIVTGVMLNACAQLLLKAGVRAVGHFEFTRANIVPIGFKIATQLPIIGGLGCYVLSVVVWIVGLSRVDVSVAYPMLSLGYVVNAFAAWYLFGEVLSVQRLVGIGIILIGVFVLARS
- a CDS encoding formyltransferase, encoding MKPRAVVFAYHNVGVRCLQVLLARGVDVALVVTHEDSPTEHIWFGSVAAVAAEHGIAVITPADPAGADVRAALASAKPDFIFSFYYRHMLPVDLLALAARGAYNMHGSLLPKYRGRVPTNWAVLNGETETGATLHEMAAKPDAGAIVGQTAVPILPDDTAAQVFDKVTVAAEQTLWRVLPALLAGEAPHLPNDLSQGSYYGGRKPEDGRIDWTQPAANVYNLIRAVAPPYPGAFTDLGGTRFVIARARLAAPGTAAARAAVDLPPGLHVSDNALFGVCGDSRAVSILELRRPHDGGEAVVSPAQFAQFIHSSRHS
- a CDS encoding homoserine dehydrogenase encodes the protein MEPIKVGLLGFGTVGGGTFKVLRRNQEEIKRRAGRGIEIARVAVRNPAKALAALDGDANGVSIGDDFNAVVDDPSIAIVAEMIGGTGLARELVLRAIANGKHVVTANKALLAVHGTEIFEAARAKGVMVAFEAAVAGGIPIIKALREGLTANRIQYIAGIINGTTNYILSEMRERGLDFATALKAAQELGYAEADPTFDIEGVDAAHKATIMSAIAFGVPVQFDRAYVEGISRLAATDIKYAEELGYRIKLLGITRRTERGIELRVHPTLIPAKRLLANVEGAMNAVVVHGDAVGTTLYYGKGAGAEPTASAVVADLVDVTRLHTADPEHRVPHLAFQPDSLSNTPILPIEEVTSGYYLRLRVADQTGVLADITRILAESGISIDALLQKESEQVDDANGETDIILITHETVEKNVNAAIARIESLATVVSKVTKLRMEALN
- a CDS encoding Mth938-like domain-containing protein, with the protein product MKLHQDPSNALNTVTGYGPDYVDINLQRHETSVIVLPGAPVVEWPVASFDALTPELFAMLLEPQPEVVVFGSGARLRFPHPRLTAQLTAQRVGVETMDFQAACRTYNILMAEGRKVAAALLIER
- a CDS encoding glycosyltransferase, which produces MTHPETRATHPEVSIVIPVYNEEAGLAALFARLYPALDALGTPYEVILVNDGSRDRSAALLADQFRVRPDTTRVVLLNGNYGQHMAILAGFEQSRGEIVITLDADLQNPPEEIGKLIAKMREGYDYVGSIRLQRQDSLFRRKASAAMNRLRERITRIKMTDQGCMLRAYSRHIIDTINRCGEVNTFIPALAYTFAQNPTEIEVAHEERFAGESKYSLYSLIRLNFDLVTGFSVVPLQWLSFIGVILSLGSAALFVLLVVRRFIVGAEVQGVFTLFAITFFLLGVIIFALGLLGEYIGRIYQQVRARPRYLIHTVLEARDGKPGVTLAAERREAAR
- a CDS encoding DegT/DnrJ/EryC1/StrS family aminotransferase; its protein translation is MSQTSVPFLPFVKPEIDEETIQGVADVLRSGWITTGPQCQRFEAALSEYCGGRPVRVFNSGTATLEIGLRIAGVGPGDEVITTPASWVATSNVILETGATPVFVDIDPVTRNLDLGLVEKAITPRTKAIIPVYLAGLPVDMDRLYAIARAHELRVIEDAAQALGSTWRGQRIGAIGDIVSFSFHPNKNITSIEGGALVLNDEAEATLAQKYRLQGITRTGLDGMDCDVLGGKYNLTDVAARVGWGQLAHLERFNATRHALARRYFDAFANGPACALGVGLPVADFENTNWHMFQITLPLEKLSISRGEFMEQLKQRGIGSGVHYPAIHLFTLYRARGFAQGMFPHAERFGASTVTLPLFTQMSEAHVQRVVDAVNQICEQYGK
- a CDS encoding glycosyltransferase family 39 protein: MNDTPTRLPLDRAAPVTLNRAALLLLVAALAVIWFAPLGLRHLIPSDEGRYAEMAREMFVTGDWITPRYNGYKYFEKPPLQTWLNALTFAWFGIGEWQARLYTALASFAGVLFAGYAGARVFNPRAGFFAALVLASSPYWNLMGHFNALDMGLSLWMTVTLCALLLAQRPGIGKRAERGWMWLCWASMALAVLSKGLIGLILPGAVLVLYTLASRDWALWKRLHLVSGLVIFFAIATPWFVLVQSRNPEFFNFFFIVQQFRRYLTPEQNRPGAFYYFAPVLAVGFLPWLSVSVQSVRHALRIPRQPNGFAPMLMLATWSVFIFLFFSASHSKLISYVLPVAPALALMIGAYLPLVSREQFRRHLFGYLVFLVAAAFGTLFLARLGDARTPNSQYLEFQKWVYVALAAAFALTLVAVWLNRRGRAGVAAAAVAFGAGWLLLGTIGGTGHDAFGRYSSGALLAPAIREELAKLPPDTPFYSVETLDHTLPFYVGHTMIMVERKDELTFGISVEPNKWVPTVAEWEQRWRADRHALALMSPDRYKQLSEAGLPMRVVARDNRRVVVEKPQSRAAKDPNR